A region of the Paracoccaceae bacterium genome:
AAGAACGCCCGCCTGATGGACCTGAACCAGGTGCGGATGGACCCCCGGCTGACCCATGTGACCGGCGTGGTGCTGGCCGATGCGGGCGGGCCCTTCCGGCAGTCGGTGCTGCTGAACGTGGGCGCGCGCGACGGTATCCGCGACGGCTGGGCCACGATGGACGGGATCGGGCTGGTCGGCCGGATTTCGGGGGTGGGGCAGCGCACGTCGCGGGTGATCCTGCTGACCGATTCGAACAGCCGCATCCCGGTGACGGTGCAGCCCTCGGGCCAGAATGCGCTGCTGTCGGGCGACAACACCCCGGCCCCGCCGCTGGATTTCCTGGAGGCGGCCGATCTGGTGCGCCCCGGCGACCAGGTGCTGACCTCGGGCGATGGCGGGGTGTTCCCGGCGGGTCTTCTGGTGGGAACGGTGGTGCAGGGGGCGGACCGGCGGCTGCGGGTGCGGCTGGCGGCCGACTACGGGCGGCTGGAATTCCTGCGGGTGCTGCGCAGCCACGAGATCGAGCCGATCACCGACCCGGGCGGTCTGGTGGCCGAACCCGTGGCCGTGCCGCTGCCCGAGGCCGCCCCCGATACCGCACAGGTGGGGGCTGGCGGTGGTTGATCCGGTCTCGGCCCGCATCTGGCTGTACCGTGCGGCCTTCCTGGGGCTGGCGATGGTCATCCTGTTCATCCGCATCCTGCCCATCGGCAGCACGGCGGGGGCCTGGCCGGGGCCCGACCTGATGCTGTGCCTGATGCTGGCCTGGGTCAACCGGCGCCCGGACTACCTGCCTGCCGTGCTGATCGCCGGGATGGTTCTGGTCGAGGACCTGATGCTGATGCGGCCACCCGGGCTGTGGACCGCCATCGTCGTGCTGGCGACCGAGTTCCTGCGTTCGCGCCAGGCGCTGACGCGCGAACTGGGGTTCCTGGCCGAATGGCTGATGGTGGGTGTCGTGATGCTGGCCATGCTGCTGGGCTATCGGCTGGTGCTGGCGGTGGCCTTTGTCGACCAGCCCGCCTTCGGCCCGGCCTTTGCGCAGACGGTGATGACGATCCTGTGTTATCCGGTGGTGACCGGGCTGTTGCACCTGGCACTGCAGTTGCGCAAACCTTCGACCGGTGAGGTCGATGCCCTCGGGAGACGGTTGTGAGACGTTCGGCACGCGACACCGAAGAGGCGGCAAGGGGCGTCACCCGGCGCGCGCTGTTCCTTGGCGGGTCGATGACGGCGGTGGTGGCCCTGCTTGGCCTGCGCATGCGCAGCATGCAGGTGGACCAGGCCGACCAGTTCCGCCTGCTGGCCGAGGACAACCGCATCTCGATCCGGCTGATCCCGCCCGCGCGCGGGCTGATCCATGACCGCAACGGCAAGCTGATCGCCGGCAACGAACAGAACTACCGCATCGTCATCAGCCGCGAGGATGCGGGCGATGCCGAGGATGTGCTGCACCGGCTGGCCAGCGTCGTGCCGCTGTCGCCCGACGATCTGGACCGTGCGCTAAAAGAGGCCAAGAAACGGTCGCCCCTGCCGATCATCGTGGCCGATCGCCTGCCCTGGGATGACGTGTCGAAGGTGGCGGTGAACGCCCCCGCGCTGCCCGGCGTCTCGCCCGAGGTGGGGCTCAGCCGCGTCTATCCGCGCGACGTCGATTTCGCGCATGTCGTGGGCTATGTCGGTCCGGTCAGCGAGGCCGACCTTGCCAAGCTGGAAACCCCCGATCCGCTGCTGCAGACGCCGAAGTTCCAGATCGGCAAGATCGGCGTCGAGACCTGGATGGAGAGCGACCTGCGCGGCCGGGCGGGCAGCCGCCGGGTCGAGGTGAACGCCTCGGGCCGGATCATGCGCGAACTGGGCCGGCAGGAGGGCGACGCGGGTGCCGACCTGCGGCTGACCATCGACGCGGATGTGCAGAACTACGTGCAGGCGCGGCTGGGCGAGGAAAGCGCGGCCTGCGTGGTGATGGATGTCGAGAACGGCGACATCCTCGCCTGTGTCTCGTCGCCCTCGTTCGATCCGAACCTGTTCGTGCGCGGCATCAGCCATGCCGATTTCAACGCGCTGATGGAGAACGACCACCGCCCGCTCGCCAACAAGACGGTGCAGGGCGCCTATCCGCCCGGCTCGACCTTCAAGATGGTGACGGCGCTGGCGGCGCTGGAGGCGGGGGTGATCACCACGCAGACCTCGGTGCGCTGCCCGGGCCACTACGAGGTGGGCGGGCGGCGGTTCCACTGCTGGCGGCGCGGCGGCCACGGGGCGGTGGCGCTGGAACGCAGCCTGGCCGAAAGCTGCGACGTCTATTACTACGAGGTCGCGCTGAAGGTCGGGATCGACCGGATCGCCGAGATGGGCCGCAGGCTGGGCCTCGGCATCCGGCACGACCTGCCGATGTCGGCGATCACCGAGGGCATCATGCCCGACCGGGCATGGAAACAGGCCCGCCACAAGCAGGACTGGCGCATCGGCGACACGGTGAACGCCAGCATCGGGCAGGGCTATGTGCTGACCTCGCCGCTGCAGCTGGCGGTGATGACGGCGCGGCTGGCCAGCGGCCGCGCGGTCGTGCCGCGCCTGGTGCATTCGGTGGACGGGCGCGAGGTGCCGGTGGCGGCCGCACCCGAACTGGGGCTGGACCGGGTGATGCTGGACGCCGTCCGGC
Encoded here:
- the mrdA gene encoding penicillin-binding protein 2; translated protein: MRRSARDTEEAARGVTRRALFLGGSMTAVVALLGLRMRSMQVDQADQFRLLAEDNRISIRLIPPARGLIHDRNGKLIAGNEQNYRIVISREDAGDAEDVLHRLASVVPLSPDDLDRALKEAKKRSPLPIIVADRLPWDDVSKVAVNAPALPGVSPEVGLSRVYPRDVDFAHVVGYVGPVSEADLAKLETPDPLLQTPKFQIGKIGVETWMESDLRGRAGSRRVEVNASGRIMRELGRQEGDAGADLRLTIDADVQNYVQARLGEESAACVVMDVENGDILACVSSPSFDPNLFVRGISHADFNALMENDHRPLANKTVQGAYPPGSTFKMVTALAALEAGVITTQTSVRCPGHYEVGGRRFHCWRRGGHGAVALERSLAESCDVYYYEVALKVGIDRIAEMGRRLGLGIRHDLPMSAITEGIMPDRAWKQARHKQDWRIGDTVNASIGQGYVLTSPLQLAVMTARLASGRAVVPRLVHSVDGREVPVAAAPELGLDRVMLDAVRQGMFQVMNSQRGTAYGSRIDERTMRFAGKTGTSQVRNISAAERARGVISNDQLPWNRRDHALFVGYAPYDAPRYAVSVVVEHGGGGSAAAAPIGRDAILRALHDGVPPVSAYPAAQRNRIETMHKNLPLRDPGSLPPVPSRA
- a CDS encoding rod shape-determining protein MreD translates to MVILFIRILPIGSTAGAWPGPDLMLCLMLAWVNRRPDYLPAVLIAGMVLVEDLMLMRPPGLWTAIVVLATEFLRSRQALTRELGFLAEWLMVGVVMLAMLLGYRLVLAVAFVDQPAFGPAFAQTVMTILCYPVVTGLLHLALQLRKPSTGEVDALGRRL
- the mreC gene encoding rod shape-determining protein MreC; translated protein: MARKSVSPEEFTTPVRRILIGVLVLVLLVLFLLWRVDSPRVERFRTALVDAVVPNMDWALVPVTKAVGMVENFQSYTRIYEQNQELRRELQQMKAWKEAALQLEQKNARLMDLNQVRMDPRLTHVTGVVLADAGGPFRQSVLLNVGARDGIRDGWATMDGIGLVGRISGVGQRTSRVILLTDSNSRIPVTVQPSGQNALLSGDNTPAPPLDFLEAADLVRPGDQVLTSGDGGVFPAGLLVGTVVQGADRRLRVRLAADYGRLEFLRVLRSHEIEPITDPGGLVAEPVAVPLPEAAPDTAQVGAGGG